In one Pseudomonas fitomaticsae genomic region, the following are encoded:
- the fliR gene encoding flagellar biosynthetic protein FliR, whose product MQSLLQLTDTQISTWVATFMLPLFRVASMLMVMPVFGTTLVPRRIRLYFAFAITVVITPNLPPMPAVSPLDLSGLLLIAEQILVGAVLGFSLQLFFQAFVVAGQIVAIQMGMGFASMIDPTNGVSVAVIGQFFTMLVTLLFLSMNGHLVVFEVLTESFTTLPVGGGLMTTHYWELAGKLGWVLGAALLLVLPAVTALLVVNIAFGVMTRAAPQLNIFSIGFPLTLVLGLFIVWVGLADILNQYQPLATEALQFLRELAKAR is encoded by the coding sequence ATGCAATCGCTGCTTCAGCTGACCGATACCCAGATCAGTACCTGGGTGGCGACGTTCATGCTGCCGCTGTTTCGCGTCGCCTCGATGTTGATGGTGATGCCGGTCTTCGGAACCACGCTGGTGCCCCGGCGGATCCGCCTGTACTTCGCCTTCGCGATCACTGTGGTGATCACGCCCAACCTGCCGCCGATGCCGGCGGTCAGCCCTCTGGACCTCAGCGGTCTGCTGCTGATTGCCGAGCAGATTCTGGTCGGTGCGGTGCTGGGCTTCTCTCTACAACTGTTCTTTCAGGCCTTCGTGGTGGCGGGGCAGATCGTCGCGATCCAGATGGGCATGGGCTTCGCGTCGATGATCGACCCTACCAACGGCGTGTCGGTGGCGGTGATCGGGCAGTTCTTCACGATGCTGGTGACGTTGTTGTTCCTGTCGATGAACGGGCACCTGGTGGTCTTCGAAGTGCTCACCGAAAGCTTCACCACGCTACCGGTCGGCGGCGGGCTGATGACCACGCATTACTGGGAGCTGGCCGGCAAACTCGGCTGGGTGCTGGGCGCCGCGTTGTTGCTGGTGCTGCCGGCGGTCACCGCGCTGCTGGTGGTCAACATCGCCTTTGGTGTGATGACCCGGGCCGCGCCGCAGCTGAACATTTTCTCTATCGGCTTTCCGCTGACCCTGGTGCTCGGGCTGTTCATCGTCTGGGTCGGGCTGGCGGACATTCTCAATCAGTATCAACCGCTGGCCACCGAGGCCTTGCAGTTTTTACGCGAACTGGCAAAGGCGCGCTGA
- the flhB gene encoding flagellar biosynthesis protein FlhB, with protein sequence MAESESGQDKTEDPTEKRKKDSREKGEIARSRELNTLAIMLAGSAALLIFGGMLAQELMELMRQNFTLSREVIMDERSMATFLMSSGLQALLAIQPIMITLLLAAFLGPIALGGWLFAAGSLAPKFSRMNPAAGFKRMFSMKAVVELLKALAKFLITLGVALVVLNSDIDDLLRIAHEPLDRAIIHSLQLVGWSSLWLACGLIIIAAVDVPVQIWESIKKLKMTKQEVRDEHKDQEGRPEVKQRIRQVQREMSQRRMMAAIPDADVVITNPTHYAVALKYDAEKGGAPMLLAKGSDFLALKIREIAVANNVMLLESPALARSIYYSTELEEEIPGGLYLAVAQVLAYVYQIRQHRAGKGKFPEPLKDDLPIPPDLRRDS encoded by the coding sequence ATGGCTGAGAGCGAAAGCGGTCAGGACAAAACAGAAGACCCCACGGAGAAGCGCAAAAAGGACTCCCGGGAGAAGGGCGAGATTGCACGCTCCAGGGAGCTCAATACGCTGGCGATCATGCTCGCCGGTTCCGCCGCGCTGCTGATTTTTGGCGGGATGCTGGCGCAGGAATTGATGGAGCTGATGCGCCAGAACTTCACACTGTCGCGGGAAGTGATCATGGACGAGCGCTCCATGGCGACGTTCCTGATGAGTTCCGGATTGCAGGCATTGCTGGCGATCCAGCCGATCATGATCACGCTGTTGCTGGCGGCGTTCCTCGGGCCGATTGCGCTGGGTGGCTGGCTGTTCGCCGCCGGATCGCTGGCACCCAAGTTCAGCAGGATGAACCCGGCGGCGGGCTTCAAACGGATGTTCTCGATGAAAGCCGTGGTCGAGCTGCTCAAGGCGCTGGCCAAGTTTCTCATCACGCTGGGTGTGGCGCTGGTGGTGCTCAATTCGGACATCGATGACCTGCTGCGCATCGCCCATGAGCCGCTGGACCGGGCGATCATTCACAGCTTGCAACTGGTGGGCTGGAGCTCGCTGTGGCTGGCGTGCGGGTTGATCATCATCGCGGCCGTCGATGTTCCCGTGCAGATCTGGGAGAGCATCAAGAAGCTCAAGATGACCAAGCAGGAAGTGCGCGACGAGCACAAGGACCAGGAAGGTCGGCCGGAGGTCAAGCAGCGGATTCGCCAGGTCCAGCGCGAGATGTCGCAACGCCGGATGATGGCGGCGATCCCGGATGCCGACGTGGTCATCACCAACCCGACCCACTACGCCGTGGCGCTCAAGTACGACGCCGAGAAGGGCGGGGCGCCGATGCTGCTGGCCAAGGGCAGCGACTTCCTGGCGCTGAAGATCCGCGAAATCGCCGTGGCCAACAACGTCATGCTTCTCGAATCGCCAGCGCTGGCGCGTTCGATCTATTACTCCACGGAACTGGAAGAAGAAATTCCCGGTGGTCTGTATCTGGCGGTCGCTCAGGTCCTGGCCTACGTCTACCAGATCCGCCAGCACCGCGCGGGCAAGGGCAAGTTCCCGGAACCGCTCAAGGACGACCTGCCGATCCCGCCGGATCTGCGGCGCGATTCCTGA
- a CDS encoding DUF6124 family protein, which translates to MIKPTPNPPETDPASPYESLDSRKLHEAADRALDHYLCPPGATPPPRKTRRMYAVTADFKNEELLVELCETLASARTIANDFAHLMPASQRRTLTGIGQLIMLGELAANRVLNNLELQPSQTSV; encoded by the coding sequence ATGATCAAACCAACACCCAACCCACCCGAAACCGATCCCGCCTCGCCCTACGAATCCCTCGACTCCAGAAAGCTTCACGAAGCCGCCGACCGCGCCCTCGATCACTATCTCTGCCCGCCCGGCGCCACGCCACCGCCGCGCAAGACCCGCAGAATGTACGCCGTCACCGCGGACTTCAAAAACGAAGAACTGCTGGTCGAACTCTGCGAAACCCTCGCTTCCGCCAGAACCATCGCCAATGACTTCGCCCACCTCATGCCCGCCTCGCAACGCAGGACACTGACGGGCATCGGGCAACTGATCATGCTTGGGGAACTGGCTGCGAATCGGGTGTTGAATAATCTGGAACTACAACCGTCGCAGACCTCCGTGTAA